The DNA region TAATTGATCAATTAAAAAGAGTGAAATATATCATAACATTCCATCACATGATAAAGTAACTCAATAACTAAACCAAGTTCCAAAATGTGATGGTTTTGCAAGATTATTGGAGACCTCATGTGTCATAGAACATGTTGTAGTGTACATGTCTTATTATGCATAAATTATTCTATACCCTTGAACCCTTGAGTCATGTTCATAATTCTTTAATTTACATATCTTCGAGAAAGTCATAGGGGCGTTGTCCGATGATATTACCAGCAGGATAATAGCTACATATGATAAACCACCAACCGTTCAAGCATTGACCCCTAAAACAACCAAGTTGATTAGAGTTACGCCACACCACCTGAGTGTAATGTCCGCAAACTTTACCAGAGGCACAAGTATTCgaattatagttataaaaagATTTCTCGGCAACCCAAAGGTTCACCCCGCCCACTCCAGTAAAAGCACCACTGCCCTTGGCAAGATTCTCCCCATATGGTCCGCCAGAGTGGATGAGGTTGCAGTCACCTAACCTTCCATTAGCATAGTTACGAGCAAATTGAGCGACGGTTTCGTTCCATCTCATGGGCCCAACGCCAACTTGGGCACGTGCCGTGTTGTGCGCATTTAGGTAGTCTTGAGGGGAGTTTTGTGCATAAGAGGGAAGAACAATGACCAAAACCAAAAGACACAAAAGAAGAGCAAGAGAAATTCTGAAGCTCAATCCCATAATGGTTTTTGGGATTGGTATAGATTGTTGGTAAGAATGGATGGTGTCTAAGGTAAGGGAGTATTTATAAGGGGTTTCATGTAGTGATAACTCAACAAGAGACTATTGACTACATTGACTAATTCAAGCAGCCCTAGCTATGTGCCATATTTACAACCCAAACATTATCCAGTTAATTAGGTCATTATTAAGATCTGGACAAATTAATTACTTCAAATGTCAATTATGATAcaatatttagaatttataGCTAAAAATTCTTATTAGCAACCTACAAAAATATGACttcttttatgtaattttttttaaaaattaaggataACTAACGTAACACTTCACAGTC from Impatiens glandulifera chromosome 5, dImpGla2.1, whole genome shotgun sequence includes:
- the LOC124940123 gene encoding pathogenesis-related leaf protein 4-like, yielding MGLSFRISLALLLCLLVLVIVLPSYAQNSPQDYLNAHNTARAQVGVGPMRWNETVAQFARNYANGRLGDCNLIHSGGPYGENLAKGSGAFTGVGGVNLWVAEKSFYNYNSNTCASGKVCGHYTQVVWRNSNQLGCFRGQCLNGWWFIICSYYPAGNIIGQRPYDFLEDM